In Balneola sp., one genomic interval encodes:
- a CDS encoding RNA polymerase subunit sigma-70, with translation MKKTEVTQLLARLKSGDNEVYDELYPLIYEELRQLAHQHMNKQRHDHTLSKTELVHEAYLKMTDQSEMNVSDKNHFLAISSRCMRQILIDYARKKSADKRGGKKKDLTYIDEIFSRQNKKAEELIVIDRALNELEKLNERLVKIVEMRFFGEMTIENTAEALDISKSTVKRDWAKARGWLHKELKGKFGSPD, from the coding sequence ATGAAAAAAACTGAAGTAACGCAGCTGCTTGCGCGGTTAAAATCCGGTGATAATGAAGTTTATGATGAGCTTTATCCCCTCATTTATGAAGAGCTTCGCCAGTTGGCTCATCAACATATGAATAAGCAAAGGCATGATCATACTCTCTCCAAAACAGAGTTGGTTCATGAAGCATATCTTAAGATGACAGATCAATCTGAAATGAATGTCTCTGATAAAAATCATTTCCTCGCCATTTCTTCCAGGTGCATGCGCCAAATTCTTATTGATTATGCACGCAAAAAAAGTGCTGACAAACGGGGTGGGAAAAAGAAAGACCTTACTTACATAGACGAAATTTTCAGTCGCCAAAACAAAAAAGCAGAGGAACTGATCGTTATTGACCGTGCACTTAATGAACTAGAAAAGTTGAATGAGCGACTGGTTAAAATAGTAGAAATGAGGTTCTTCGGTGAGATGACAATCGAAAACACTGCCGAAGCACTGGATATTTCAAAAAGCACAGTTAAAAGAGATTGGGCAAAAGCTCGAGGATGGCTACACAAAGAACTAAAGGGGAAATTTGGCTCTCCAGACTAA
- a CDS encoding peptide chain release factor 1: protein MEEKLKQIKSRFQEVNAAMSDPAVFDDPDKYTELTKERSDLEELVQDYDTWKDLTDRQKGNNELIEMNEDAEITEMARDENTEIKKQLAELEEEIKMKLIPKDPEDSNNAIVEVRAGTGGDEAAIFAGDLFEMYRRYADKQGWKMSIMSINHSEKGGYKEIVFQLEGNEVFGKMKYESGVHRVQRVPETESQGRVHTSAATVAVLPEVEEVDIDINMGDVRVDTFRASGAGGQHVNKTDSAIRLTHEPTGIVVECQEERSQHQNKEKALTMLRAKMYDIELEQKQKERAAERKSQISTGDRSAKIRTYNFPQGRFTDHRINLTLYDLDNIMKGGIDEAIEALRVQDNLEKLNALAED from the coding sequence ATAGAAGAAAAGCTAAAGCAAATTAAATCAAGGTTTCAAGAAGTGAACGCGGCTATGAGTGACCCTGCCGTATTTGATGACCCTGATAAGTATACTGAACTTACTAAAGAACGCAGTGATCTCGAAGAACTGGTTCAGGATTATGATACATGGAAAGATCTCACTGATCGTCAGAAAGGCAACAATGAACTCATTGAAATGAATGAGGATGCTGAAATTACTGAGATGGCCCGAGATGAAAATACCGAGATAAAAAAGCAGCTGGCTGAGCTTGAGGAAGAGATTAAGATGAAGCTGATTCCTAAAGATCCGGAAGACTCTAATAACGCGATTGTGGAAGTCAGGGCTGGAACTGGTGGAGATGAAGCGGCTATTTTTGCAGGCGATTTGTTTGAGATGTACCGTCGCTATGCGGATAAGCAGGGCTGGAAGATGAGTATCATGAGCATCAATCATTCCGAAAAAGGCGGTTATAAGGAAATTGTATTTCAGCTGGAAGGAAATGAAGTATTTGGGAAGATGAAGTACGAGAGTGGCGTTCATCGTGTACAACGAGTTCCTGAGACCGAAAGTCAGGGACGCGTTCATACTTCAGCTGCAACAGTGGCAGTTTTACCGGAAGTTGAGGAAGTCGATATAGATATAAATATGGGAGACGTTCGGGTGGATACTTTCCGTGCCAGTGGAGCAGGAGGGCAGCACGTTAACAAAACGGACTCAGCCATTCGCCTGACCCATGAACCGACAGGAATTGTGGTTGAATGTCAGGAAGAGCGTTCTCAGCATCAAAACAAGGAAAAAGCACTCACCATGCTTCGCGCCAAGATGTACGACATTGAGTTGGAGCAGAAACAGAAGGAAAGAGCTGCGGAGCGTAAAAGTCAGATTTCCACGGGTGACCGATCAGCAAAAATCCGCACCTATAATTTCCCGCAGGGCCGATTTACAGATCACCGTATTAACCTTACGCTATATGATCTGGATAACATCATGAAAGGTGGAATAGACGAGGCTATTGAAGCACTCAGAGTTCAGGATAACCTTGAAAAACTGAATGCTCTCGCTGAAGACTAA
- a CDS encoding acyl-CoA desaturase → MSVEKVTFNNKIDKEFSKTVKTRVKEYFKENNLSEHANASMVFKTIILLTLYFGAYALLISGQFSLGIMWLLCVAMGVGMAGIGFSVAHDALHGSYSSNNKVNYVLGLTFDLMGANGYIWKITHNIIHHTYTNIHGHDEDLEVAAFIRLSPHSEYKAVHRLQHILAFFAYSFATFFWVFVKDYWYFFKSPLGPYENKNHPLKEWVTLIVTKVLYYGYTIVLPIILLDITWYHWLIGFMSLHLTAGFILGVIFQLAHVVEETMHPEPNEDNVIENHWAIHEMITTNNFARANKPLSWFIGGLNYQIEHHLFPKVCSIHYPEISLIVEKTAKEFGIPYNHHETFREAVASHYRTLKNFGDPNFTWEGAKQA, encoded by the coding sequence GTGAGTGTCGAGAAAGTTACATTTAACAACAAGATTGACAAGGAATTTAGCAAGACCGTTAAAACAAGGGTGAAGGAGTATTTCAAAGAAAATAATCTTTCCGAACACGCTAATGCTTCTATGGTTTTCAAAACCATAATTCTTCTTACTCTTTATTTTGGAGCCTATGCACTCCTCATATCCGGACAGTTTTCGCTTGGAATAATGTGGCTATTGTGCGTGGCTATGGGAGTTGGAATGGCTGGTATTGGCTTTTCTGTAGCCCATGATGCCCTACACGGTTCTTATTCTTCTAATAATAAGGTCAATTATGTATTAGGCCTTACTTTTGATTTGATGGGCGCTAACGGTTACATCTGGAAGATCACTCACAACATCATTCACCACACTTACACGAATATTCATGGCCACGATGAAGATCTCGAAGTGGCTGCCTTTATACGCCTTTCCCCTCATTCTGAGTATAAAGCCGTTCACCGCCTTCAGCATATTTTAGCATTCTTTGCCTACAGCTTTGCTACTTTTTTCTGGGTTTTCGTGAAAGACTACTGGTATTTCTTTAAAAGTCCATTAGGGCCTTACGAAAATAAAAACCACCCGCTCAAAGAATGGGTTACGCTGATTGTAACTAAAGTATTGTATTATGGTTACACCATTGTATTACCAATAATTCTTTTGGATATAACTTGGTATCACTGGCTAATAGGTTTTATGAGCCTTCACCTGACTGCAGGGTTTATTCTTGGGGTAATTTTCCAACTTGCTCACGTGGTTGAAGAGACTATGCATCCCGAACCCAATGAAGACAACGTTATTGAAAATCACTGGGCTATCCACGAGATGATTACCACTAATAACTTTGCAAGGGCTAACAAACCCCTCTCATGGTTTATCGGTGGACTGAATTATCAAATCGAACATCACCTTTTCCCAAAAGTCTGCAGTATTCACTATCCGGAAATCAGCCTGATTGTCGAAAAAACAGCAAAAGAATTCGGAATCCCCTACAATCACCATGAAACCTTTAGGGAAGCTGTTGCTTCTCACTACCGAACCCTAAAAAACTTCGGGGATCCTAACTTTACCTGGGAAGGCGCTAAACAGGCTTAA
- a CDS encoding phosphoenolpyruvate carboxykinase (ATP): MTPPKSTHSLDYIGLGENENVFWNLSPAELYEQAILRNEAVLTKDYALRVLTGKFTGRSPQDKFIVDQPSIHDDIDWGDVNQPISEEVFDNLYEKVVNYLNTKDLFVKDLFCGADENNRLNVRVVSEAAYHGLFAHNMFIRPTAEELENHEPEFTVLAAPHLKADPEKDGTRTSTFILCNFDKKIILIGGTLYSGEVKKGIFSVMNYLLPKKGVMAMHCSANHDENGKTAVFFGLSGTGKTTLSADPDKTLIGDDEHGWSNEGTFNFEGGCYAKTINLSQENEPLIHATTKMPGTILENVVLDENREPDFDDVSLTQNTRCSYPLHFIPNASETGKGGHPENIIFLTCDAFGVLPPISKLTPDQAMYHFISGYTAKVAGTERGVTEPEATFSACFGAPFMPLHPTVYAELLAEKIREHDANVWLVNTGWTGGEYGDGHRMKLPHTRKMLSEALAGNLDNVSYETDPVFGFEIPTSVDGVPSDVLFPRNTWSDKDSYDAKARTLAQMFITNFEQFQDEASDELMNAAPKAK; encoded by the coding sequence ATGACTCCTCCAAAAAGCACCCACAGCCTCGACTATATCGGACTGGGCGAAAACGAAAATGTCTTTTGGAATCTCTCACCTGCTGAACTGTATGAACAAGCTATTTTAAGAAATGAGGCTGTTCTCACCAAGGATTATGCCCTGCGTGTATTGACCGGAAAATTCACTGGCCGTTCTCCTCAGGATAAGTTCATTGTAGATCAACCTTCTATACACGACGACATTGACTGGGGAGATGTAAATCAACCTATTTCTGAAGAAGTATTTGATAACCTCTACGAGAAAGTTGTCAATTATCTGAATACTAAAGATCTCTTCGTGAAAGACCTCTTTTGCGGAGCTGATGAGAACAATCGCCTTAATGTTCGTGTGGTTAGTGAAGCCGCGTATCATGGTTTGTTTGCTCATAATATGTTTATTCGTCCAACAGCCGAAGAGCTCGAAAACCATGAGCCGGAATTTACGGTTCTTGCGGCTCCTCACTTGAAAGCAGACCCTGAAAAAGACGGTACTCGAACCAGTACTTTTATCCTTTGTAATTTTGATAAGAAAATCATTCTTATCGGTGGCACTCTCTATTCAGGTGAAGTTAAGAAAGGTATCTTCTCTGTTATGAATTACCTCCTTCCAAAAAAAGGAGTCATGGCTATGCACTGCTCTGCCAACCATGATGAGAATGGAAAAACAGCAGTGTTCTTTGGATTATCTGGAACTGGAAAAACTACTCTTTCCGCTGATCCGGATAAAACTTTGATTGGTGATGATGAGCACGGCTGGAGCAATGAAGGCACTTTCAATTTTGAAGGTGGTTGCTATGCTAAGACTATCAATCTTTCTCAAGAAAATGAGCCTCTGATTCACGCTACTACTAAAATGCCCGGAACAATTCTGGAGAATGTAGTGCTTGACGAGAACAGAGAGCCGGACTTTGATGATGTAAGTCTTACGCAAAACACACGCTGCTCATACCCACTTCATTTTATTCCAAATGCCAGTGAAACTGGAAAAGGCGGGCATCCGGAAAATATTATCTTTCTAACCTGTGATGCTTTTGGTGTCCTCCCTCCCATTTCTAAGCTGACCCCTGACCAAGCGATGTACCACTTCATAAGTGGATATACTGCAAAAGTAGCTGGTACAGAACGTGGAGTAACGGAACCGGAAGCAACTTTTTCTGCTTGTTTTGGCGCACCATTTATGCCTTTACATCCTACTGTGTATGCAGAATTGTTGGCAGAAAAGATCCGCGAACACGATGCCAATGTATGGTTGGTTAATACAGGCTGGACCGGAGGAGAATATGGTGATGGACACCGCATGAAACTTCCTCACACCCGTAAAATGTTGAGTGAAGCCCTTGCTGGAAACCTCGACAACGTCAGCTATGAAACAGACCCGGTATTTGGATTCGAAATTCCGACTTCCGTTGATGGCGTTCCATCTGACGTTCTTTTCCCAAGAAATACCTGGAGTGACAAAGACTCTTATGATGCTAAAGCCAGGACATTAGCTCAAATGTTTATCACTAATTTTGAGCAGTTTCAGGATGAAGCCAGTGATGAGTTAATGAACGCAGCTCCAAAAGCTAAGTAA
- a CDS encoding agmatine deiminase, with protein MSHKQFKMPPEWSRHAATQLHWPSNRETWPGERLERVEEVYCRIIEELHFFEPIHLFVESLEIRNRVMQKLSLKAVDLDRIIIHQRKINDVWARDCGPIFVKTEEGFAITDWGYNAWGEKYPPWEDDNSLPQYIANKFSIDRIVPEMILEGGSIDVNGDGALLTTESVLLNENRNPNLSKEEIEKRLQRYLGVEQIIWLKRGLAGDDTDGHIDDITRFLNKDTVMTMVCDDENDVNFDSLQENLEILRSVTLKNGKPLNIETLPLPQTKIEGTTVDGSEYVPASYANFYIANGVVLVPTYDKRYDGQALELLRKYFPTRKVIGIDCADLVWGQGSIHCITQQWYGINH; from the coding sequence GTGAGCCATAAGCAATTTAAAATGCCACCGGAATGGTCACGCCATGCCGCTACACAACTTCACTGGCCTTCAAATAGAGAAACCTGGCCGGGAGAACGGCTAGAAAGGGTGGAAGAAGTCTATTGCCGGATTATTGAAGAGCTGCATTTTTTTGAACCCATTCATTTGTTTGTTGAAAGCCTTGAGATCCGAAACAGGGTGATGCAAAAGTTATCACTTAAGGCTGTTGATTTAGATCGCATTATCATCCATCAACGAAAAATTAATGATGTGTGGGCTAGGGATTGCGGTCCTATTTTTGTTAAAACTGAAGAAGGATTTGCAATCACCGATTGGGGATACAACGCCTGGGGAGAGAAATATCCACCTTGGGAAGATGACAACAGTTTACCTCAATACATTGCCAATAAATTCAGCATAGATCGTATAGTCCCTGAGATGATTTTAGAGGGTGGCTCAATTGATGTGAATGGAGATGGAGCTTTATTGACAACGGAATCGGTACTGTTGAATGAAAACCGGAATCCGAATTTATCAAAAGAAGAGATTGAGAAAAGACTTCAGCGTTATCTCGGGGTAGAGCAAATAATTTGGCTGAAGAGGGGATTAGCTGGAGACGATACCGATGGACATATTGATGATATCACACGCTTCCTTAATAAGGATACGGTTATGACCATGGTTTGCGATGATGAAAATGATGTCAATTTCGATTCACTTCAGGAGAATCTGGAAATCTTGCGGTCGGTAACTCTTAAGAATGGAAAGCCACTTAACATTGAGACGCTACCGTTACCACAAACAAAAATTGAAGGAACCACGGTAGACGGTTCAGAATATGTACCCGCAAGTTATGCTAATTTCTATATAGCTAATGGAGTTGTGTTGGTACCTACTTATGACAAGCGGTATGATGGACAGGCGCTTGAGCTGTTGAGGAAATACTTCCCGACGCGAAAAGTAATTGGAATAGACTGTGCTGATTTAGTTTGGGGGCAAGGTTCTATCCACTGTATTACCCAACAGTGGTATGGTATTAATCATTAG
- a CDS encoding cold-shock protein, translating into MEYGKIKWFDAQKGFGFIEPENGGKDIFVHRNNIQNLGFEEGLADGEEVEYDVEETPKGLSAVEVSRVS; encoded by the coding sequence ATGGAATACGGTAAAATTAAATGGTTTGATGCTCAGAAAGGTTTCGGATTCATCGAACCAGAGAATGGTGGAAAGGATATCTTTGTACACCGCAACAACATTCAAAACCTTGGATTTGAAGAGGGGCTTGCTGATGGTGAGGAAGTAGAATATGACGTAGAAGAAACACCTAAAGGCCTTAGTGCTGTAGAAGTTTCTCGAGTTAGCTAA
- a CDS encoding ATPase translates to MLRVIYYLWNCIGILILLSLPLEEVRAQPIASEGVIDLSSFQIESQNSLELNGEWGFYWNELLAPSATQTSEKKTYVEFPHLWRDSDLPSFGYATYTLQIIKPQSHPPLALTIPDLYTAYTLFINGTEVSRNGEVATNPEDYTPFWLPKTVSINQFDSDTLNLVLQVSNFKHSKGGIRLPIILGSAKHLERERTIEIGYTLLLTGCLFMIGLFFLGLYLFGRHEEPMIYFAAVCFFFSYRVFGTELYPLHYLFPEIPWILTIKAEYFSLYFTAFLFCAFVKKLYPVEVNKYILYAFSGVFGTLSAITLFFPAFYFTSLINLFFGVLPLLIAYITWVYIKATINKREGSGFALASTVMVFVVFSHNLLEYFTLLDENLLLNFIGFFSFFFLQSLILSYRFTNSLSKARIKAEEAAKAKSQFLSTMSHEIRTPLNAVIGLSELLLDTDSEDEKQDFAIHIKKSGENLLEILNNILDYSKFESTGIDKELKPVNVSKVVHEIVNMLTPLSTNKRLSIETKVSHDIPDLVMTDETHLKQILINLIGNAVKFTHEGSVVVSVDKISNTHSNRKGNLKFSIKDSGDGISKKDMNRLFKSFTQLDSSRTRKHGGTGLGLVISKKLVESLGGEIWFESEVDKGSQFYFTIEAKETKATETAVESTEIHSDKSVHENKHVKVLVVEDNILNQKVIEKILEKSDLKVDIANNGKEALEMLELTDYNLIFMDMEMPIMDGIEATRLIRKNLAQEKQPIIIAMTANAFLEDRERCLEAGMNDFISKPVSVDKVKAMLNHWIK, encoded by the coding sequence ATGCTTCGAGTAATTTATTACCTATGGAACTGTATCGGTATACTGATTCTTTTGTCATTACCATTAGAAGAGGTACGTGCCCAACCCATAGCTTCTGAAGGGGTTATTGACCTCTCCTCATTTCAAATTGAATCTCAAAACTCTTTAGAGCTTAATGGTGAATGGGGGTTCTACTGGAATGAATTACTGGCCCCTTCTGCAACTCAGACTTCTGAAAAAAAGACCTATGTAGAGTTTCCACATCTATGGAGGGACTCCGATCTCCCCTCTTTTGGATATGCAACATACACGCTACAGATCATAAAGCCTCAAAGTCACCCTCCCCTGGCTTTAACTATTCCTGACCTCTACACCGCTTACACTTTGTTTATCAATGGCACTGAGGTTTCCAGAAATGGCGAAGTTGCCACAAATCCCGAAGATTATACTCCCTTCTGGCTGCCTAAAACCGTCTCAATAAATCAATTCGATTCTGATACACTTAACCTTGTGCTTCAGGTTTCTAACTTTAAGCACAGTAAAGGCGGTATCCGGCTCCCCATTATTTTAGGGAGTGCAAAACACCTTGAACGAGAGCGAACTATTGAAATTGGCTATACCCTTCTTTTAACCGGATGCCTCTTTATGATCGGTCTCTTCTTTCTGGGACTATATCTATTTGGGCGCCACGAAGAGCCCATGATATATTTTGCAGCTGTTTGTTTCTTTTTCAGCTACCGTGTTTTTGGCACTGAACTCTACCCTCTTCATTATTTATTTCCAGAGATCCCTTGGATATTGACCATCAAAGCCGAGTATTTCTCACTTTATTTTACCGCCTTTCTGTTTTGCGCTTTTGTAAAGAAATTATACCCAGTCGAAGTAAATAAGTATATACTCTACGCTTTTAGTGGAGTTTTTGGCACGCTCTCGGCGATTACTCTTTTCTTTCCTGCCTTCTACTTTACCAGCCTGATTAACTTGTTTTTTGGAGTCCTTCCCTTACTCATTGCTTATATAACATGGGTATACATTAAGGCAACCATCAATAAAAGAGAGGGTTCAGGTTTTGCTCTAGCGAGTACGGTCATGGTATTCGTTGTATTCAGTCATAACCTACTGGAGTATTTCACCCTTCTTGACGAGAACCTGCTGCTGAACTTCATTGGGTTCTTTTCATTTTTCTTTTTGCAGTCTTTGATACTTTCTTACCGTTTTACAAATTCTTTGAGCAAAGCACGCATAAAAGCTGAAGAAGCTGCAAAAGCTAAAAGTCAGTTTCTCTCTACGATGAGTCATGAAATTCGGACCCCGTTAAATGCAGTTATTGGGCTTTCCGAGCTGTTGCTGGATACTGATTCCGAAGATGAAAAACAGGACTTTGCTATTCACATCAAGAAGAGCGGGGAAAACCTGCTGGAGATTTTGAATAACATTCTGGATTATTCAAAATTTGAGTCTACCGGTATAGATAAGGAATTGAAGCCTGTCAATGTTAGTAAAGTGGTTCACGAAATCGTGAATATGCTAACTCCTCTTTCAACTAATAAAAGGTTAAGTATTGAAACCAAGGTCAGTCACGACATTCCTGATTTGGTTATGACGGATGAAACTCACCTCAAACAGATCCTAATCAACTTAATTGGAAATGCCGTTAAGTTTACTCATGAAGGAAGTGTTGTCGTATCGGTTGATAAAATTTCAAATACCCATTCAAATAGAAAAGGAAATCTAAAATTCTCTATCAAGGATTCGGGTGATGGGATTTCTAAGAAAGACATGAACCGTTTATTCAAGAGCTTTACCCAGCTAGATTCCAGCAGAACCCGAAAACATGGCGGTACCGGTTTAGGACTCGTTATCAGTAAGAAGTTGGTTGAATCTTTAGGAGGTGAAATTTGGTTTGAAAGCGAGGTTGATAAAGGTTCTCAATTCTATTTCACTATAGAAGCCAAAGAGACAAAAGCTACGGAAACAGCTGTAGAAAGCACCGAAATTCACTCCGATAAATCGGTTCACGAAAATAAGCATGTTAAGGTACTTGTGGTTGAAGACAACATCCTTAATCAAAAAGTTATTGAAAAAATTCTTGAGAAAAGTGACCTCAAAGTCGACATTGCTAATAATGGAAAAGAGGCCCTGGAGATGTTAGAACTCACTGATTACAACCTCATTTTCATGGATATGGAAATGCCCATTATGGATGGCATTGAAGCAACTCGACTGATTCGAAAAAACTTAGCCCAAGAAAAACAGCCCATCATTATCGCTATGACCGCCAATGCTTTCCTGGAAGACAGAGAGCGATGCCTTGAGGCAGGAATGAATGACTTTATCTCAAAACCTGTGTCTGTAGATAAAGTTAAAGCCATGCTGAATCACTGGATTAAATAA
- a CDS encoding carbohydrate-binding family 9-like protein, protein MGFYFVSFTMKFSKALICLTLLLTGCDFSNPESPDLDLIIPNSYTIYKTSSPLTIDGKNEESVWDKAEWTDPFIDILGEIMPKPYYDTRVKMLWDEEYIYFYAEMEEEHVWGDITQRDAVIFYNNDFEIFIKPNQYQPYYGEFEVNALGTLWELFLARPYRRNGPVLDHWDLNGTKVGVDVQGTLNDPSDIDESWSVELAIPIKPLANIDRGNDFGVGSMWRINFSRVQWQHQITDGVYEKKTDDQGNRLPENNWVWTQQSAIDMHRPEHWGYLYFAENQDSEIDKDGLENEYQLLFHLYRNQLNWQRDNGTFSADIKNLGGSNFNINETKLTASTTLTKLGFELTVTNSEQTSLTINQDGYIIKTP, encoded by the coding sequence GTGGGTTTTTATTTTGTATCATTTACCATGAAATTTTCGAAAGCCCTAATTTGCCTCACCTTACTGCTAACCGGATGTGATTTCAGTAATCCTGAAAGTCCTGATTTAGACCTTATAATCCCCAACTCTTATACCATTTATAAAACCTCTTCCCCACTCACCATAGATGGGAAAAATGAAGAAAGTGTTTGGGATAAAGCTGAATGGACCGATCCTTTCATAGATATTCTGGGAGAAATAATGCCAAAACCCTACTATGACACTCGTGTAAAAATGCTCTGGGATGAAGAGTACATCTACTTTTACGCGGAGATGGAAGAGGAACATGTTTGGGGAGATATCACACAAAGAGATGCCGTTATTTTTTATAACAATGACTTTGAGATTTTTATTAAGCCCAATCAGTATCAACCTTATTATGGTGAATTTGAAGTAAATGCTCTCGGCACTCTCTGGGAATTATTTTTAGCCCGGCCATATCGCAGAAATGGTCCGGTATTAGACCATTGGGACTTAAATGGCACCAAAGTCGGAGTAGATGTTCAAGGAACTTTAAATGACCCTTCAGACATAGATGAAAGCTGGAGCGTTGAACTAGCCATTCCCATCAAACCATTAGCTAATATAGACCGTGGCAATGACTTCGGGGTTGGAAGCATGTGGAGAATAAATTTCTCCAGAGTTCAGTGGCAGCATCAAATAACCGATGGTGTGTATGAGAAGAAAACCGATGATCAGGGTAACAGATTACCTGAGAACAACTGGGTTTGGACTCAACAATCCGCCATTGACATGCACCGGCCGGAGCATTGGGGATACTTATATTTCGCTGAAAATCAGGACTCAGAAATAGATAAGGATGGCTTAGAAAACGAATATCAGCTTCTATTTCACCTGTATAGAAATCAGCTTAATTGGCAGAGAGATAACGGTACCTTTTCTGCAGATATTAAAAATCTCGGGGGGAGTAATTTCAATATTAACGAAACTAAACTTACCGCTAGCACCACCTTAACAAAGCTGGGTTTTGAACTTACCGTTACAAATTCTGAACAGACTTCTCTTACCATAAATCAAGACGGCTATATCATAAAAACACCATGA
- a CDS encoding acyltransferase, with product MKEEKVSIGLIQTSCTSNPKDNLYTQMGLIREAAEQGAQIICLQELFNTLYFCVDYNDDYFDWAEPIDGELVISLSDLAKELEVVIVAPFFEKRAKGIYHNSLVVIDVDGQVLGNYRKTHIPDDPGFYEKYYFTPGDEETGFKVFDTKFGKIGTLICWDQWYPEAARITALKGADILFYPTAIGTLPTEGKKEKKEYQDAWETIQRSHAIANGCFVASVNRVGKESGSKFWGGSFVAGPFGQVLNKAGSKEEILVTEIDLSEIEQQRKTWPFFRDRRIELYKPILKRMDDQ from the coding sequence ATGAAAGAAGAAAAAGTCAGCATTGGTCTGATTCAAACATCCTGTACATCGAACCCGAAGGACAATCTGTACACTCAAATGGGTTTAATACGAGAGGCTGCAGAACAAGGCGCTCAAATTATTTGTCTGCAAGAACTCTTTAATACGCTGTATTTTTGTGTGGATTATAACGACGATTATTTTGACTGGGCAGAACCCATTGATGGAGAGTTGGTAATAAGTTTATCGGATTTAGCCAAAGAATTGGAGGTCGTGATTGTTGCTCCATTTTTTGAGAAACGAGCCAAAGGCATCTATCATAATTCATTGGTTGTAATTGATGTAGACGGACAGGTTTTAGGCAATTACCGCAAAACGCATATTCCTGATGATCCGGGATTCTATGAAAAATATTACTTCACTCCCGGAGATGAAGAGACTGGATTTAAGGTGTTCGATACCAAATTTGGAAAAATAGGTACACTTATTTGTTGGGATCAGTGGTATCCCGAGGCAGCAAGAATAACCGCTTTGAAAGGCGCTGATATCCTATTCTATCCGACTGCTATTGGAACGCTTCCTACAGAAGGGAAAAAGGAGAAAAAGGAATATCAGGATGCATGGGAGACGATTCAGCGTAGCCATGCCATTGCGAATGGCTGTTTTGTGGCTTCCGTAAATCGTGTTGGAAAAGAATCCGGATCTAAATTTTGGGGTGGTTCTTTTGTAGCCGGACCTTTTGGGCAAGTGCTCAATAAAGCCGGAAGTAAGGAAGAGATCCTTGTGACCGAAATCGATTTATCTGAAATTGAGCAACAGCGCAAAACCTGGCCGTTTTTTAGAGACCGGCGGATTGAATTATATAAGCCCATCCTCAAAAGAATGGATGACCAGTGA